One segment of Triticum aestivum cultivar Chinese Spring chromosome 2A, IWGSC CS RefSeq v2.1, whole genome shotgun sequence DNA contains the following:
- the LOC123188835 gene encoding uncharacterized protein yields the protein MVRFFCFSSSTTQQKPKEAFLLADKTMLTVSKKDSQEQTVKFTTGSVGPKQMADENNHSVASGQYDINSSSHQECWRSDEWNRHACSDDDKEEKVGHLQKSQSLGNMLQEDCDHHGSEGTECDITDHDYRSHCSGFKSNTDVEESTRLGSKNNENVFDASSDLISHGVYEPSVDHAADSDRHHSYDHSKFPRSQSAIFQNNSDSDREGSVDSERLGPRCRSFEDLCSMDGEKVDYLSGDETNRSKSNLPVLCAGPSSPGISELLDLENGSGGRSDAAEDGQRSSASVDGKFVRDGMISHDYWDGKYIAADNSAHPVATCFGDSGHYCVINGALNQEREEKLWNRNSGLDQESLGIDMPNLKNPSDSKDISEEAEHNETEMNGDQHFDEDSNELSPRAYSIKRIEDWISQIDIDSDIIVEEQGESSSSASTKYSESVVSVSAVRPDAKSPLGMEIAYTYISKLTPVSSSAQLPNLGLVAIPRLSAFSGLRLLNLSGNSIVRVTAGALPKGLHMLSLSKNNISIIEGLRELTRLRLLDISYNRISRIGHGLASCSSLKELYLAGNKISEVDGLHRLLKLKVLDLRHNKISTSKGLGQLAANYNSLEAINLDGNPAQKNVGDQHLKKYLLGLLPNLAVYNKQPVRATGSKEVSDRHTRKISSSHRSDRSSRSDRKSSRLVAGTSSRHARPAHASGPLVKQSRSRNMPMAALGSRPVEYAGAGVPAKQIQMEENSQ from the exons ATGGTTAGGTTTTTCTGTTTTTCATCCTCTACTACACAACAGAAACCGAAG GAGGCCTTTCTGCTAGCAGATAAGACCATGCTTACTGTTTCAAAGAAAGATTCTCAGGAACAAACAGTGAAGTTCACTACTGGATCAGTGGGCCCGAAGCAGATGGCGGATGAAAATAACCATTCAGTTGCTAGTGGGCAGTATGATATTAACTCATCATCTCACCAAGAATGCTGGAGATCTGATGAATGGAATAGACATGCATGCTCTGATGATGACAAAGAGGAGAAAGTTGGGCACCTACAGAAGAGCCAGTCTCTTGGGAACATGCTTCAAGAGGATTGTGATCATCATGGCAGTGAAGGTACTGAGTGTGACATTACAGACCATGATTACAGAAGCCATTGCTCTGGTTTCAAGAGCAATACAGATGTTGAAGAATCCACTAGGTTAGGCAGCAAGAACAACGAGAATGTTTTTGATGCCTCATCTGACCTGATCAGTCATGGTGTTTATGAACCTTCAGTTGATCATGCCGCTGATTCTGACAGGCATCACTCTTATGACCACAGCAAATTTCCAAGGTCACAATCTGCTATATTTCAGAATAATTCTGATAGTGACCGAGAAGGTTCTGTTGATTCTGAGAGACTAGGCCCCCGTTGCAGATCTTTTGAGGATTTATGTTCAATGGACGGTGAAAAGGTTGATTACTTGAGTGGTGATGAAACAAATCGCTCGAAATCAAATTTGCCTGTGCTTTGTGCTGGACCTTCTTCGCCAGGTATCTCTGAATTATTAGACTTGGAGAATGGTTCAGGAGGTCGCTCTGATGCTGCTGAAGATGGCCAACGGTCCTCTGCAAGTGTAGATGGGAAGTTTGTGAGGGATGGGATGATAAGTCATGACTACTGGGATGGCAAATATATTGCTGCTGATAATTCAGCTCATCCAGTTGCCACTTGCTTTGGGGATTCAGGGCATTATTGTGTCATCAATGGTGCTTTAAATCAAGAGAGGGAAGAGAAATTGTGGAACAGAAATAGCGGTCTCGACCAGGAGTCACTTGGCATTGACATGCCTAATTTGAAGAACCCGTCTGACTCGAAGGATATTAGTGAGGAAGCTGAACACAATGAAACTGAAATGAATGGTGATCAGCATTTTGACGAGGACTCAAATGAACTTAGTCCAAGAGCTTACAGCATTAAAAGGATCGAGGATTGGATCAGCCAAATTGATATTGACAGTGACATCATTGTGGAGGAGCAGGGAGAAAGTTCAAGTTCTGCATCAACAAAATATAGCGAGTCGGTGGTCAGTGTTTCTGCTGTGCGCCCTGATGCTAAAAGTCCTCTTGGCATGGAGATAGCTTACACTTATATTTCAAAATTGACTCCTGTTTCTTCATCTGCACAATTGCCAAACCTTGGTTTGGTTGCAATCCCAAGACTGAGCGCGTTCTCAGGCCTACGGCTGTTGAACTTATCAGGGAATTCAATAG TGCGCGTAACTGCAGGAGCTCTCCCGAAAGGTCTTCACATGTTAAGCCTGTCGAAGAATAATATCTCGATTATTGAAGGCCTTAGAGAACTAACACGCTTACGCTTGCTGGACATAAGCTATAATAGGATCTCTAGAATTGGCCATG GTTTGGCTTCATGTTCTTCTTTGAAGGAGTTATATCTGGCTGGTAACAAGATCAGTGAGGTAGATGGCCTTCACCGCCTTCTGAAGCTAAAAGTTCTGGACTTGCGCCACAACAAGATTTCTACATCCAAGGGCCTTGGTCAACTGGCTGCGAACTACAATTCCCTCGAAGCCATCAACCTAGATGGCAACCCGGCACAGAAGAACGTAGGTGACCAGCACCTGAAGAAGTACCTGTTAGGCCTCTTGCCAAACCTTGCTGTGTACAACAAGCAGCCTGTAAGAGCAACTGGCTCAAAAGAGGTCTCGGACCGTCACACACGCAAGATCTCTTCTTCCCATCGTTCTGACCGCAGTTCCAGATCGGACCGCAAATCTTCCAGGTTGGTGGCTGGCACATCTTCACGGCATGCCCGTCCTGCACATGCTTCAGGCCCTTTGGTGAAGCAGTCGAGGTCCCGGAACATGCCAATGGCAGCGCTGGGCTCTAGACCAGTGGAATATGCGGGTGCTGGAGTTCCAGCGAAGCAAATTCAGATGGAGGAAAATTCGCAGTGA